A genome region from Spirochaetaceae bacterium includes the following:
- a CDS encoding YraN family protein, giving the protein MTNKQKGNEGEEKVCNYLKSNGLKIIARNFKSRRGEVDIITREEDCLVFIEVKSWLTYSYEDMEYAINKRKMRNIMLTALEFVEQHPAYAKLALRFDVAFLSRKTGELHYIKNAFEGDGTPL; this is encoded by the coding sequence ATGACAAATAAGCAAAAAGGTAATGAAGGCGAAGAAAAAGTCTGTAACTACTTAAAAAGTAACGGGTTAAAAATTATTGCCCGAAACTTTAAGAGCAGACGGGGAGAGGTCGATATAATAACAAGGGAAGAAGACTGCCTAGTTTTTATTGAGGTAAAAAGCTGGTTAACTTATAGTTACGAAGACATGGAGTACGCCATAAATAAGCGTAAAATGCGTAATATTATGTTAACGGCTTTAGAGTTTGTGGAGCAGCACCCTGCTTACGCAAAGCTTGCTTTGCGTTTTGATGTAGCTTTTTTGTCAAGGAAGACGGGCGAGCTGCATTACATTAAAAACGCCTTTGAAGGAGACGGAACTCCGCTATGA
- a CDS encoding glutathione peroxidase, with translation MSIYNFNINKADGSPLNLGQYKGHVLLLVNTASKCGFTPQFAGLEKLYQDYAAKGFSIIGFPCSQFMNQELAGAGEAESFCRLNYGVTFPIAQKIEVNGPNADPLFTYLKEHSTMKDYKKLGLKAKFLTLFSKKNAAANDIKWNFTKFLIDKDGQIVERFEPTETPKVIEEKLKTLL, from the coding sequence ATGAGTATTTATAATTTTAATATTAATAAAGCAGATGGCAGCCCGCTTAACTTAGGGCAATATAAAGGCCACGTGCTCCTGTTAGTAAATACCGCCAGCAAATGTGGCTTTACCCCGCAATTTGCCGGACTAGAAAAGCTTTATCAAGATTATGCTGCTAAAGGCTTTAGCATTATTGGTTTTCCTTGCAGCCAATTTATGAACCAAGAGCTTGCCGGTGCCGGCGAAGCCGAAAGTTTTTGCCGGCTAAATTATGGCGTTACCTTTCCTATTGCTCAAAAAATTGAGGTAAACGGCCCTAATGCCGACCCGCTTTTTACCTACCTTAAAGAACATAGTACTATGAAAGATTACAAAAAGTTAGGCTTAAAAGCTAAATTTTTAACATTGTTTTCTAAAAAGAATGCCGCCGCTAACGATATTAAGTGGAATTTTACCAAATTTTTAATTGATAAAGACGGCCAAATAGTAGAACGTTTTGAGCCTACCGAAACTCCAAAAGTGATAGAGGAAAAACTTAAAACCTTATTATAG
- a CDS encoding RNA polymerase sigma factor RpoD/SigA, whose product MKNSKKIKYDEDENALSLYLKEINEIKLLSHEEEIAIAKLAKAGDEEARALLAKSHLRFVVNVAKKFQNQGMSLADLISEGNLGLLQAIDRFDPEQGFHFISYAVWWIRQAIMKALGEKARSIRLPQNRANELVQIEKVRKSLANSGKEPEAEEIAQLLGLNKDTVQLLLNVARGTVSLDAPTRIDSDSSSTLGEFIPDNYYATPQELTEQAELKVEINAMLSSFLTQREARILELRFGLNGKEAMSLKDIGERFNLTKERIRQIEKKALARLQHPTRRRRLEAFVA is encoded by the coding sequence ATGAAAAACAGTAAAAAGATTAAATACGATGAAGACGAAAATGCTTTATCTCTTTATTTAAAAGAGATAAACGAAATTAAACTGCTTAGCCACGAAGAAGAAATTGCCATAGCCAAGCTAGCTAAAGCCGGCGATGAAGAGGCACGGGCATTATTGGCTAAATCGCACCTGCGTTTTGTGGTAAACGTGGCTAAAAAGTTTCAAAATCAAGGTATGTCGCTGGCCGATTTAATTAGCGAAGGCAACTTAGGCTTACTGCAAGCTATCGACCGCTTTGACCCCGAACAGGGCTTTCATTTTATCTCTTACGCTGTGTGGTGGATTAGGCAGGCCATAATGAAGGCTTTAGGCGAAAAAGCACGTAGCATCAGGCTGCCGCAAAATAGGGCTAACGAACTGGTACAAATTGAAAAAGTGCGTAAAAGCCTAGCTAATAGCGGGAAAGAGCCGGAAGCCGAAGAAATTGCCCAGCTGCTTGGCCTTAATAAAGATACCGTACAACTGCTGCTTAATGTGGCGCGCGGCACGGTAAGCCTAGATGCCCCAACGAGAATCGACAGCGATAGCTCTTCTACCTTAGGCGAGTTTATCCCCGACAATTATTATGCCACGCCGCAAGAGCTAACGGAGCAAGCCGAGCTTAAAGTAGAGATAAACGCTATGCTTTCTTCTTTCCTTACCCAAAGAGAAGCCCGTATTTTAGAGCTGCGTTTTGGCTTAAATGGCAAAGAAGCTATGAGCTTAAAAGATATTGGCGAGCGTTTTAACTTAACTAAAGAGCGGATAAGGCAAATAGAAAAAAAGGCTTTGGCACGGCTACAGCACCCTACCCGCCGAAGAAGGTTAGAGGCCTTTGTAGCTTAG
- a CDS encoding RNA-binding protein, translating into MSNKIYVGNMNYQTREEHLRSLFEAYGEVLSIHFVKDRETGRFRGFAFVELDSPEAVADAERGLDGKEVDGRQLRVKKADERPPRPNNNRERHYDN; encoded by the coding sequence ATGAGTAACAAAATTTATGTTGGTAATATGAATTACCAAACCCGTGAAGAACATTTGCGTAGCTTGTTCGAAGCTTATGGCGAGGTATTATCTATACATTTTGTCAAAGATCGTGAAACCGGTCGCTTTCGAGGCTTTGCCTTTGTTGAGTTAGATTCACCGGAGGCAGTAGCCGATGCCGAACGCGGTCTTGATGGCAAAGAGGTTGATGGCCGCCAGCTTAGGGTAAAAAAGGCCGATGAACGTCCTCCCCGCCCTAATAATAATCGTGAAAGACATTACGATAATTAA